A genomic region of Eucalyptus grandis isolate ANBG69807.140 chromosome 5, ASM1654582v1, whole genome shotgun sequence contains the following coding sequences:
- the LOC104414265 gene encoding LOW QUALITY PROTEIN: receptor-like kinase TMK4 (The sequence of the model RefSeq protein was modified relative to this genomic sequence to represent the inferred CDS: inserted 2 bases in 2 codons): MATEASNGNACCAKGPGHASPLDAMSGPREKILYVTCVYSGTGIEKPDYHATVDVDLDSPSYSKVIHRLPVPYLGDELHHSGWNACSSCHGDPSADRHFLILLSLISGWIYVIDTKTNPRAPALHKVVDPKDIIEKTGLAYPHTSHCLTSGEIMVSCLGDKDGKAKGNGFLLLDSEFNVKGRWEKPGHSPLFGYDFWYQPWHKMMISSSWGAPSAFTKGFNPQHVLDGPYGRHLHVYSWPDGELKQTLDLGDTGLIPLEIRFLHDPSKDMGYVGCALSSNMVRFFKTQDGSWSHEVAISVEPLKVQNWILPVMPGLVTDFLISLDDRYLYFVKWLHGDVRQYNIEDHEHPVLVGQGWVGDXIQEGGGIVAEKEDGTAWQVDLPEIKANKLRGGPTATPVTMATGSLRSLALLLQLLLLLSGGGASAKDCTVMSKILVALKPSGWSSSQACCNWKGVSCDSSSRVTGINLPSSSLSGALPSDLSFLSHLQTISLHNNLLSGAIPSFAGVASLQTLYLNNNNFTSITSGAFQGLTSLQTLNLSNNLCLAPWQIPLELNASTSLVTLYATNANIVGPIPDFLGSLPSLVNLRISYNNLTGPLPSSFGTSGIKILCLNNQAMGLSGGISVLAGMTQLRLVWLENNQFTGPXPDLSQCTNLFDLQLRDNQFTGVVPASLLALPSLKNVSLDNNKLQGPVPSNRSGIDITYGGTNSFCNSAPGPCDPQVTKLLQVASVLGYPITLADSWTGNDACHGSWSAISCQGKKVTAVTFSKRGFSGTISPAFADLTLLDTLLLNDNNLTGSIPDSLTTLTQLQVLDVSNNNLSGLIPVFPASMKLTTTGNPLIGGGGGSIDGGSPGRSNGSSRSAGVIFAVVIIGILIFIGVVVVGFYKYHYIIPRHRNVNRVDNPGIGMEVANNGAGNGMNGYGGVSSELHGQNRGDHSDFPVFNQGNVKIPIKDLRQATNNFSEENKLGSGGFGVVYKGELPDGTKIAVKRMNPEAKDTKRMKGIQTEILRMKGFKAEIAVLTKVRHRHLVMLLGYCIKGHERLLVYEYMPQGTLAQHLFEGQEKGYAPLTWKQRMTIALDVARGVEYLHSLAQQKFTHRDLKPENILLGDDMRAKVADFGLVKHVPDGKHSVETQLAGTFGYLAPEYVATGKVTTKVDVYAFGVVLMEIITGRKALDNTVSVERVQLVAWFRRVLINKENIRKAIDQTLDPDEETLESIIKVAELAGHCTAREPFQRPDMDHAVNILGPAVEQWKPTSHDEEESSGINLHMNLPQALQRWQADEGTSSVFNSMSFSNTQSSIPLKPSTFPDSFSSTDCR, from the exons ATGGCGACCGAGGCGAGCAACGGGAATGCGTGCTGCGCGAAGGGGCCGGGGCACGCGTCCCCGCTGGATGCCATGTCCGGCCCCAGAGAGAAAATCCTCTACGTCACTTGCGTCTACTCCG GAACTGGAATAGAGAAGCCCGACTACCACGCCACGGTGGACGTGGATCTGGACTCGCCCAGCTACTCGAAGGTCATCCACAGGCTCCCCGTGCCCTACCTGGGCGACGAGCTCCATCACTCCGGATGGAACGCGTGCAGCTCTTGCCATGGGGATCCGTCGGCTGACAGGCATTTCCTGATCCTGTTATCTTTGAT ATCCGGCTGGATATATGTGATCGACACAAAAACCAATCCTCGAGCTCCAGCTCTGCATAAGGTTGTTGATCCAAAAGACATTATTGAGAAGACTGGACTTGCTTATCCGCACACTTCCCATTGCCTCACATCTGGTGAGATCATGGTCTCGTGCCTCGGTGACAAAGATGGAAAAGCCAAGGGAAATGGCTTTCTGCTCCTGGATTCAGAATTCAACGTGAAAGGAAG GTGGGAGAAACCTGGGCACAGTCCCCTCTTCGGTTATGATTTCTGGTACCAACCCTGGCACAAGATGATGATCAGCTCATCATGGGGGGCTCCTTCAGCTTTCACCAAAGGTTTTAACCCTCAGCATGTGTTGGACGGTCCATACGGGAGGCATCTCCATGTGTACAGCTGGCCTGATGGTGAACTCAAGCAAACACTGGACCTGGGCGACACTGGCCTCATACCGCTCGAG ATAAGATTCCTGCATGATCCTTCCAAGGACATGGGATATGTTGGGTGTGCATTGAGCAGCAATATGGTGCGCTTCTTCAAGACCCAGGACGGCTCGTGGAGCCATGAG GTGGCTATATCAGTTGAACCTCTGAAGGTCCAAAACTGGATCCTTCCCGTAATGCCTGGACTCGTAACAGATTTCTTGATATCGCTAGATGATCGTTATTTGTACTTTGTGAAGTGGCTTCATGGGGACGTGAGGCAGTATAACATTGAAGACCATGAACATCCCGTGCTCGTAGGCCAAGGATGGGTCGGGG TGATTCAGGAGGGAGGCGGCATTGTGGCAGAGAAAGAAGATGGTACGGCATGGCAAGTTGACCTTCCTGAGATAAAG GCGAATAAACTCAGAGGAGGACCCACAGCAACGCCAGTGACAATGGCCACAGGGAGCCTCCGCTCTCTGGCCCTCCTCCTCCAGCTCCTGCTTCTACTCAGCGGAGGTGGCGCCTCTGCCAAGGACTGCACCGTCATGTCCAAGATCCTCGTCGCCCTCAAGCCGTCAGGCTGGTCCTCGAGCCAGGCCTGCTGTAACTGGAAAGGCGTCAGCTGCGACTCCTCCAGCCGGGTCACCGGCATAAACCTCCCTTCCTCATCCCTCTCTGGCGCCCTCCCCTCAGATCTTTCATTCCTCTCCCATCTCCAAACCATCTCCCTCCACAATAACCTCCTCTCCGGCGCCATCCCTTCCTTTGCCGGCGTTGCCTCCCTCCAGACCCTCTACCTCAACAACAACAACTTCACCTCCATCACCTCCGGTGCCTTCCAGGGCCTCACCAGCCTCCAGACCCTCAACCTCAGCAACAATCTCTGCCTCGCCCCCTGGCAGATCCCGCTGGAGCTCAACGCCTCGACGTCCCTCGTCACCCTCTACGCCACCAATGCCAACATCGTCGGCCCAATCCCGGACTTCCTTGGTTCCCTCCCTAGCCTGGTGAATCTGAGGATCTCCTATAACAACCTCACCGGGcccctcccctcctccttcgGCACTTCGGGGATCAAGATCCTCTGCCTCAACAACCAGGCGATGGGGCTTTCCGGTGGCATCAGCGTGTTGGCCGGGATGACCCAACTGCGCCTGGTCTGGCTTGAGAACAACCAGTTCACAGGTC ATCCCGATCTCTCGCAATGCACTAATTTGTTTGATCTCCAGCTTAGGGACAACCAGTTCACTGGGGTTGTGCCCGCCTCGCTGTTGGCACTCCCCAGCTTGAAGAATGTGTCCTTGGATAATAATAAGTTGCAGGGTCCCGTCCCTAGTAATAGAAGTGGAATTGACATTACCTATGGGGGTACCAATAGCTTTTGCAACAGTGCGCCGGGCCCTTGCGACCCGCAGGTTACTAAGTTGCTCCAGGTGGCCAGTGTGTTGGGGTATCCGATCACGCTGGCGGATTCTTGGACTGGGAATGATGCTTGCCACGGCAGCTGGAGTGCCATTTCTTGCCAGGGGAAGAAGGTGACTGCTGTTACCTTCTCAAAGCGGGGATTTAGTGGGACCATCTCGCCCGCTTTTGCAGATCTCACCTTGCTCGACACGTTGCTGTTGAACGATAATAATCTTACTGGCTCTATTCCGGACAGCTTGACTACGCTGACTCAGCTTCAGGTTCTTGATGTGTCGAACAATAATCTCAGTGGGTTGATACCTGTTTTCCCAGCCTCAATGAAATTGACTACTACTGGTAATCCGTTAATTGGTGGCGGAGGAGGTTCGATTGATGGTGGCTCACCTGGAAGGTCAAATGGTTCTTCACGTTCAGCTGGTGTAATTTTTGCTGTCGTCATCATAGGCATCCTTATTTTTAttggggtggtggtggttggctTTTACAAATACCATTACATCATCCCAAGACACAGGAACGTTAATAGGGTAGACAATCCGGGAATAGGGATGGAAGTAGCTAACAACGGGGCCGGAAATGGTATGAATGGTTATGGTGGGGTTTCAAGTGAATTGCATGGCCAAAACAGGGGGGACCATAGTGATTTTCCTGTTTTTAATCAAGGAAATGTTAAAATTCCAATTAAAGACCTTAGACAAGCGACTAATAATTTTAGTGAAGAGAACAAATTAGGAAGTGGTGGTTTTGGTGTTGTTTACAAAGGGGAGTTGCCCGATGGCACCAAAATTGCTGTTAAAAGAATGAATCCTGAGGCAAAGGACACCAAGAGAATGAAGGGAATCCAAACTGAGATTTTGAGAATGAAGGGATTCAAAGCTGAGATTGCAGTACTTACAAAAGTGAGGCATAGGCATTTAGTCATGCTTTTAGGGTATTGTATCAAAGGTCATGAGAGGCTTTTAGTGTATGAATATATGCCACAGGGGACTCTTGCGCAACATTTGTTTGAGGGGCAAGAGAAGGGATATGCACCTCTGACTTGGAAGCAAAGGATGACCATTGCTTTGGATGTTGCTAGAGGAGTGGAATACCTGCACAGTTTAGCCCAGCAAAAATTTACCCATAGGGATTTGAAGCCAGAAAACATACTGCTGGGAGATGACATGAGAGCCAAAGTTGCTGACTTTGGTTTGGTTAAGCATGTTCCTGATGGGAAGCACTCTGTGGAGACACAGTTGGCTGGAACTTTTGGGTATTTAGCTCCTGAATATGTAG CCACTGGAAAGGTAACTACAAAGGTCGATGTTTATGCATTTGGTGTTGTCTTGATGGAGATCATTACTGGTAGAAAAGCATTAGACAACACCGTGTCGGTTGAGAGGGTGCAATTGGTCGCTTGGTTCCGTAGAGTTCTAATTAACAAGGAAAACATCCGGAAAGCTATCGACCAGACTCTTGACCCCGATGAAGAAACCTTAGAGAGCATAATCAAAGTTGCCGAGCTGGCTGGTCATTGCACTGCTCGGGAACCGTTCCAGAGACCGGACATGGACCATGCGGTCAATATTTTGGGTCCCGCCGTGGAGCAATGGAAACCAACTAGccatgatgaagaagaaagctCTGGTATCAACCTCCACATGAACCTTCCTCAAGCCTTGCAAAGATGGCAAGCTGACGAAGGCACTTCCTCCGTGTTCAACTCTATGTCCTTCTCCAATACGCAGTCTAGCATTCCGCTGAAACCTTCGACGTTTCCAGACTCGTTCAGTTCAACTGATTGCCGGTGA